From Verrucomicrobiia bacterium:
CTCAACGAGGATATCTCCCTCAGCAACTGTGCGTTTCGCTAAGCTCCTCGCCTTTAAGAACCGAATTGGTGTTGACGAGAGATCGCCTCTATCGGCCCTGGCGAAATCGGTGCCTCGCAGCACGCGAGATGGCGACATTCCATCTCCTGTCATCGAGTCGTCGCCCCAGTCTCCGCTGTCGATCGCCTCCACTACCTCTCCCAACCACACCACCTTCCACTCCTCTGGCAATGGGCCGAGGTCGGTCATGCGATAGCCGTCGGGCAGGGTGTTCGGTTCATGGCTCATGGCCCATCTCCTCCAAAAGGCGCGCAATCTGGCTTCGCAGCAGCGGCACCTCCTGCGTAGCCGTTACCCACAGGATGCGCCAGTCCACGGCGAAATATTCGTGCACGGCAATGTTGCGGAAGGCGACGATGTCGGGCCAGGGGATTCCGGCATGTCGCTCGGTGAACGCCTTGGGTAAGCGCAGCCGCTTCGCCGATGACCGTGAGTTTCTGCAACACCGCGCTTTGCCGCAGCTCATCCTGCATGAACTCGACCTCACTCACGCCGCGCACAAAGCGGGCGATGGCGTCGGCAGCCTCGATGATGTCGTGCAAATAAAGGCGCTCAGGCCGCATAGATCACCCGTTCCTCGCGCAGCACGGCTTCCCGAACGGCGGGCTTGAGGCCGCTGCGCGGCACCAGGTCCACCGTCCGGCCAAAAAGCGCAGAAAGCTCGCGCGCCATCCGGGCAAGCGTGAGGAATCCCACCGCGGCGTCAGGCTCAAACTCAACCAGCACATCTATGTCGCTGTGCGGACCGAAATCTTCGCGCAACGCCGAACCAAACAGGGACAACTGCCGCACCCGATAGCGGCGGCAGAAATGCTTCAATTCCGCCTCTGGGAGAGAAATACTGATCTTCATATCACTTTCTCTGTTGGCCTAAGTCCGAGCTGAAGCAGTACCTCGCGCAACGCGCGTTCAGCTTCAGCGCGTTCTTCTTCGGCTTCTTCCAACTGCACCACGGCTTCCTCCAGCGGCAGCACCTCTTCGCGGCCGTTGGTGCTCACGTAGCGGCTGGGCGAGAGGTTGTAGTCGTTGCGCGCGGCCTCCTCCCTGGTGATGACGGCCGACAGGCCCGGGCGTGGCTCCCAGCCGCGGTAGATGCCGGCGATGGCTTCAATGTGCTCGTCCGCCAGGTAGTTCTTTGGCCGGCCTTTGGCATAGAGCTGGCTGGCGTTGATGAGCAAAATTTCGCCGGATCGGCGCTTCTGGCGATTGATGACGATGATCACGCCGGGTGCGGTGGTGTTGTAAAACAGGTTTTCCGGTAACAAGACCACCGCCTCGATGAGGTCGGCTTCCACAAACGCCTTGCGGATGTCGCGCTCGCGGTTGGAGCCTTGGTTGCCGCTGCCACGGCTGACCGCGCCGGTATCGAGCACCACAGCCATGCGCCCGCGTCCATTCAGCGAAGCAAGCATATGCTGCAGCCAGCCCCAATCGGCAGAGGAGGAAGGCGGCGCGCCGTAGCGGAAACGTTCGAAGGGATCGTTCTCGTAGAGTTCCTGCGCGAACTTCTGGTTCCACATAGGGTTCGCCACCACCAGGTCGAAGGTTTGCAGGGCCCCGGCGCGGTCCTTGAAAGCGGGCTGGCGCATGGTATCGCCGATGCGGATGTCCGCCTCAATGTCGTGGATGACGGCGTTCATGCGCGCCATAGCGAAGGTGGCCGGGTTGATCTCCTGCCCAAAGACGCGCAACGGGGCAACCGCAGTCGGCAGCTTCAGCCGGCCGTTTTCCTGCTCCCCACATCGCTCAAGGAGACGCAGATGGCACTTGATGAGCAGGCCGCCAGAGCCGCAGGCGGGGTCGTAGACTGTCATGCTTGGCTCTGGCTCCAGAAGGCGCGCCATCAGAATGCCAACCTCGCGCGGGGTGTAGAACTCACCGGCAGACTGCCCTTGATCCTCGGCAAACTTGCGCAGCAGGTACTCGTAGGCGCGGCCGAGGATGTCCGGCTCCACGTCCTTCAGTCCTAAGCGATGCCGCGAGAGCACCTCGATCAGCGCGGCGAGGTGTTCATCAGAAAGAATGCGCTGACCAGCCGCGGTGGCGTTGAAATCCACCATGTCAATCACGCCGGAGAGCCGCGGATTTTCGCGTGCGACCGCGCGCACCGCGTCGGTCAGGTACTGACCGACGCCGGTGGTCTGGCGGCGAATCGCCTCCCAACGGGCGTTTTGCGGGACGTAGAACCGCACCAACTGCACCTTTCCACGTGCCCGCTCCTGGTCCAGCAGCGAGTGCACGGTCTTCTCATTGCCGAATTGCGCTGAAAGGCGGGCGATTTCGTCGTCGAACACGTCCGACAGGCGCTTAAGGAAGACCAGCGGCAGGATGTAGTCCTTGAACTTGGGCGCGTCCACCGGCCCGCGGATGGCGCAGGCCGCGTCCCATAGCCATGTTTCAAGAGTTGAAAGGTTTGTCATAATAACTTAGCTCACCTGCCATCTTTCACTTTGCTTTTTTCGGCAATAGACCGGACTTTGCAGCCGCCCTTGAGGCCATGGGGCGAATCAATTCAAATCCTCTCCACTTTGCCCGTCAGACCCTCCTCCCCGAGGAGGGAGTTCATGTAGAGCACTAAAGCGCTGGCGTTCAAGCGCCCAACCCAGCCCGGCTTGTGCTGATGGAGATTAATCGGACGTTTCACTGCCTTCAGGCTGTTTTGCTTTCTGCGCTTCATCGGCCAAGTACTCCCCACGATTCACCGCTGCGGTGCCCACGAGGGCAACGGAGCTTCCCGCCAGTTTCTCAGGGCAACGGTTTGGCTGCTTGATAGCCCCCGCCCCCGCTCCAGTCAAGCCATTCCACCCTCCCTCCCGGGCTGGGCGGTTGGCCCGTTATACGCGGGGCTTTCCCCCGCCCGCATGGTCACTTTTCGCCGAGCGCCCGTCGGAGAGCCTGGATGAGCGGCGGCAGGTCTTGTTGCACGGTTTGCCAGAGCACATCCAGGTTGATGTCGAAATAGGCATGCACCAACCGATGGCGCATCCCAATAATATCCAGCCACGGGATTTCCGGCCATTGAGAGCGCGTTCCCTCGGATACCTGCCAGGCCGCTTCACCGATGATCTCGATATCTTTCACCAGCGCCAGAGTGAGCTTGCGGTCCCGCTCCAAATCGTTGCGCCGGGCGTCACGCGCAAAGCTCAGGGCCTCCTCCGCCGCGTCCAGCATGTGGCGCAGGCGCACCGTGTCATCCTTGCGCATATTGCACCTCCGCCTCGTTCAAAACTTCCCCGCGAAAATACCGGCTCAAATCCTCCGGCGTGCGCATGTCCACCCGCCGGCCGCCCAGCACCGCCGACAGCTCCCGCTCCAGCCGGGCCATGCCAAACAGTCCCGGAACATGCCCCGGCTCAAACTCCACAAGAATATCAATATCACTGTCCGGCCGGAAATCAGCACGCAACGCCGAGCCAAATACCGCCAGCCGCCGGATGTGATGACGCCGGCAAAACTCCGCAATGACTTCTCTGGGCAGAGCCATGGCCGGATTCATGGATGAACCTCCACGCCCGCAAATCCCTGTGGCTTGAGCCGCGCGTCCCCCCTCGGCGGGCGGGCGGCCTGAAACATTTGAGCAACCGGCGCGGACAGGTTTCCGGCGACCATATTGCGGCAGGCGCCCAAATCCAGCTCGGCAGCCTCGAGTTGGAAAAGCTCCCGCAAAAGCGCCTGAAATTTTTCCAAGGGTGTCTGCGTGGTGTGCATAAATTAAATCGCTCATTCCCCGCCTGTCGCCTTCTCCCGGCGCAGCCCCCCATGGCCGCGCCCGCGCCGGGCCGCCCGCCCTTCATCTTTCTGCTCGCCAGCCGCTCTGGACACACCGGCATGAGCCTCAACGGAGCTTCCCGCCAGTTTCTCAGGGCAACGGTTTGGCTGCTTGATAACCCACGCCCCCGCCCCTGTCAAGCCATTGCACCCTCCACCCCGCCCTTGCGCCGGCGGCGGGAAGGGTTATCTTGGCCGCAGATCATGGCGCACGCTTCCGTCATGCACCTGGGCCGCTGGCTCCTCATGGGGGGCCTGCTGCTGCCCGCCCTCCTGTCCGCCGCCGGCGGGCCGGAGGTGGCCCAACTCAATGCCCGCGAGTTCGCCCGCCGCGCCGCCGAGCCGGGGGTGGTGCTCCTGGACGTCCGCACCGCGCGCGAAGTCAAAAACGGGCGCATCCAGGGCGCCGTGCATCTGGACCTCACCGCGCCCGATTTCGAGGAGCGCCTGGCGCGCTTGGACAAACAGGCCACCTACCTCGTCTATTGCGCCTCCGGCGTCCGCAGCGCCCGCGCCTGCCAGAAGCTCCAGGCCATGGGCTTCCCCCGCGCCTTCAATCTCCAGGGCGGCCTGCTGGCCTGGCAGGCGGCCGGCCTGCCGCTGGAAAAATAACGCCCCGCCTTGACACCTGCCGGACTTGCTGGCAGGATGCTCCCGGATTGGCCCAAAAAATTCCCGACCCCGCCCGACGCGGCCTCCTGCTTTTGGGGTGGCAGGAGGGCTCCCGCGCCGGCGGAGGCGGACGGGAACCAGGCGGCCGCCACCGCAGTTTGTTATGGCCAGCGGCAAAGTGAAATGGTTCAACAGCGTCAAAGGGTACGGTTTCATCGAGAACGAAAACGGGCCGGACATCTTCGTGCATCACACCGCCATCCTCGGCGCGGGTTACAAGGAGCTGATGGCCGGCGAGGTCGTGCATTTTGAACTGGTGTCCGGCGAGAAAGGCCCCAAGGCCGTCAACGTGCAACGCCAGACGCCGCGCTCTCGCCCCTGAGCCGTTCGCCGGCCCCCGTCTGATTTGCCACTGGCGCGCCGGCGACGCCGGGCTACATTGCCTGCGGGCATGAGCACCACAGGCAGCGTTGTCCAACACCTTTACGTCCACGTGCCGTTCTGCGCGCGCAAGTGCGAGTATTGCGCCTTTTACTCCGCCCCCGGCACCGGCGAGCAGGTCCAACGCTACGTCCGCGCCCTGGAGCGCGAGCTGGAGCTGGTGGCCGCCCGCCTCCGGCCCCGCACCATCTTCTTCGGCGGCGGCACCCCCTCCCTCCTCACCCTCGCCCAGTGGCACCAAATCTGCCGCTGCCTGGAGCGCCTGAACCTCCTGGGCGCCGCCGAGTGGACCATCGAATGCAACCCCGCCACCGTCTCCCCCGACAAGGCCCGCCTCTGGCGCGATTACGGCGTCAACCGCCTCTCCCTGGGCGTGCAGTCGCTGGACGAAACCTTGCTTGACCGCCTGGGCCGCGTGCACAGCCGCGCCATGGTCTTCAAAACCTTCGACCTCCTGCGCCGGGCGGGCTTCGCCAACCTGAACCTCGACCTCATGTTTGCCATCCCCGGCCAGACCATGGAAACGTGGCAGGCCACCCTGCGCGAAGCCCTGGCCCTGGGCAGCGAACACCTGAGCTGCTACGAAGTCACCTACGAGGAGGACACCCCCCTCTACGAGCAGATGCGCGCCGGCGCCTTTGACGTGGACGAAGACCTGGCCGATGCCATGTACCAGGCCCTCTGCGATGCCGCCGCCCGCGCCGGCTTCCGCCAGTATGAAGTCTCCAACTTCGCCCGCGACCTGCCCGGCGCCGCCGGCCGCCTGCCCCATTACGCCTGCCAGCACAACGTCAACTACTGGCGCGGCGGCGCCTTCCTGGGCCTCGGCCCCAGCGCCGCCGAATTCGTGGACGGCGTCCGCACCAAAAACTGGAGCAACACCACCCTTTACTGCGAGCGGCTCGAAAGCGGCCGCCGCGCCATTGAATCCCGCGATGTCCTCACCCCCCTCCAGCGCGCCGGCGAAATTGCCGGCTTCGGCCTGCGCATGAATGTGGGGTGGGACTTTGCCGAGTTCACCGCCGTCACCGGCTTTGATCTGCGCCACGAATGGGCGGCCGACCTCGCGGCGCTGGTGCGTTGCGGCCACGCCCTGCAGGACGCCACCAGCTTCCGCCTCACCCCGCGGGGACTGCGCTTTGCCGATGCCGCAGCAGAGCGTTTTTTGCGCTGAAGCCGGGTCCGAAGAGTCAACCCGCTGTCACCTATTTGTCACATTCCTCACCTTACCCGCCGGCGGCCTGCGGGTTAAAGTGGCCGGGTTGGGCAGGGATCATCATCCACGGGCTGCCCTGGGGTTATGAAAGCCGAACGCATCTACAAACACTGGCGCAAACACCTCAAATCCTGGTGTGACGAGCTGGAAAAAGAATGGCACGAATGCCGCCGCACCGGCGACGTCGAGTCCATTCACCGCCTCCGCGTGGTCCTGCGTCGCCTGCGGGTGGGCCTCCGCCTGGGCAACCGCTGGCTGGGCAGGGACAAGGTGGCCGCCTTCCGCAAATGGTCCCAGCGCGTCACCAACGCCCTCGGCCCCGTCCGCGATGTGGACGTGACGCTCGAATGGCTGGCGGCCCATTCCCCTCCCGCCGCCCTCACCCAACTGTTGCAACAACGCCGCGCCCGCTTGTGGCGGCAGGCCCGCCGCAAACTCACCCGCCTCGCCCAAGTCCCCACCCGCCTGACCGATGACAAACCCGGCCGCGTGGCCAAAAAACTCGCCCGCCGCTTCCATCGCACCGTGGCTGAGGACCGCCAGGAGGTCCTCGCCTTCAACACCCCCCTGGATACCCGCGACACCGAACACTGGCACGAGCTGCGCCGGGACTTGCGCCGCATCCGCTACCTCTGGGAAATGGTGCTCACCCCGCGGGAACGCAAAAAAGACGCCCTCCTGAAAAAACTGCTCGCCCTGCAGGAGCTGCTGGGCAACGCCCAAAACTGCGTCGCCGCCATGCAGGCGCTCCGGCCCCTGGCCCAAAAACCGGAAGTCGCCGCCGCCCTGCGCCAGTTGGAGCAGGACCGCCGCCAATGGCTGGCCCAGGCCCAAAAAGCCCTCCGCGCCTTCCAAAAAAGCCGCGCCCTCCGCACCCTGGACGCGGAACACTGAACCCAGTCCCGGCGCCCGCAAACCCCTCCCCCGGCCCCAGCCGGCGCGAACCTCACTCCACCACCCGCAGGCGGAAAAACTGCGCCCGGGCGGAAAACCCATTCGTCCGCCACACCACAAAATGGGCGTTGGTGAGCAACGGGACGTCCTCCACGGCCACCCACGCGCCGGCCGGCGTGGGGGCGGTTTCGAGCACACAATATTGGTTGGTGGCCAGCCAGCGCAGGCAAAATTGCTGCGCGTCAACCTGCAGGCCCAGGCGCGGCGGCTGCTCCGGCGCCGGGGCAAAAGTAAGGTCCACCCATTCGGGATGATCCACAAACGGGTTGCGATTGTGCTGGTAGAGCCGGTCAATCAGCTCGTTGCGCCGGCGCTCGGCCGCATCGGGCGGATCGGCGCGGTGCCACCCCAGCAGGGTGCGCAGCCGGCCCATGGACGTGCTGCCGGTGACGATGCGGTTGGTCTCGTCCGTCAGCCGCAGGGCCGGCTCCCCCAGCGTGTCGCCCGTGTAGCGTATGGCCATGTAAAACAGCGCGCGGGCAATGTCCCCGCGCGCCTCCGGCGGCGGAGCCCAGGAGTTGGTGTCGCTGGAACATTGCGGCGCCTCGAAGTGTGCCGGCTGGCGGTAGTCAGCCTCGGCGGGATCGCTCTCGTCGTAGTACTTGTTGCCCCGCAGGCTGTTCACCGTGGCGTCGTCCGGGTGGAGGTTGTGCAAATCGCTGTAGGCCGGCTCGGTGCTGAAGAGGCCCAGGCTGTTGGGCCACCGGTGCTCGCGATTCCACCCCGAGGCCGTGCCATAAGTGGCAAGCGCCTGGTAACGCTGCGCATAGGTGAGCCAGAGCAGGTTGGTGTCCTGCGGATGCTGCCACAGCACCGCCAGCGCGGCGCGGGTGTCGGTGCGCGTGCTGCTGGTGTAGGGCAGCGCCGTGTGACCGCGGACGATCTGATGCAGCGCCTCCCGCAGCGGGCGGCCCGCCCGGCCCTGGGCGGCGGCGTAATACTCCGGCGCCGGCTGGGCGCAAAGTTGCCCGGCCAGCCAGCCCAAGACCGCCCCGCTCCATAGCCCCCGCATGGGAGCGCAGCATACGCCAGACGCGCGGCGGAGGCAAAGGTTTGGTTTGTCTTGGCCGGGATTTTCGGGCACAACAAGGCCATGCGCTTCATCCGCCGTGAATGGGCCTGGCTGTTGGGATTGCTGGTGGCCGTTTTTTTGGTGTGGGGTCTGCATTATGACCGGCTCGCGCCGGAACATTGGAAGGTGTCGCCCTCCTACGGCACGGACTCCCTCTCCATGATGGCCTTGATCAAAGCGGCCAGCGAGGGCGATTTTGTGCCCTTCCTGCCCAAAACCCTGGAGCGGCTGGGCGCGCCCGATCAAGCCTCCTGGGATGATTACCCCCTCATGGAGGAGCTCTTTGTTTTCGTGCTCGGGATTTTCGCGCGTTTGTTTGGGCTGACCGCCGCGGCCAACTTCGGCGTGTTGCTGGCCCATCTCACCTCGGCGCTGGCCTTCTATATCGTGTGCCGCTACCTGCGCTATCACCGAATCTGGTCCTGCACCGCGGCGATCCTGTTCTCGTTTATTTACTATCACCTCTGGCGCAGCCTCCCGCATCTGGTGGTGGCCCTCTCCTACACCATTCCGCTCACGCTCCTGAGCACGTGGCTGCTGGCGGCCAGCCGGCGGTTGCGGTGGGGCGGCAAACCCTTTTGGTTCTGCGTCATCTCCGCCCTGCTCATCGGCCAGAGCAACCCCTACAACCTCAATCTTTATTTTCAACTGACTCTGCTGGGGCTGGCAGCCCACTGGCTCACCCGCCGGCGCAAGCTCAACCTGCAGCTCGGCGGCTTCTGCCTCGCCCTCGCCGCGGCCATGTTTCTCGCCTGCAACCTCGACACCTTCCTTTACCAGTGGCAGCACGGCAAAAACACCGAGGGCTTCTTCCGCGCCTATTTCCAATGCGAGCTCTACGGCCTCAAACCCATGGAGCTCTTGGTGCCGCCGCCCGAGCACAACCTCGGCGCCCTGGCCGCCGTCGGCAAAAAGTACGCCGCCTCCGCCTGGCTCAAAGGCGAAATGTTCTCCCCCTACCTCGGCCTGGTGGCCCTCGGCGGCCTGGGCTGGATGATCCTGGAAGGCGCCCGCACGGCCCTCCGGCGCACGCGGCGCCGCCTCCCCACCCACCTGCTGCAGGCCCTGTGGGTGCTGTTGTACTCGATGGTGGGCGGCGTCAACTGCCTCCTCGCCCTCGGCGGCGTCGTCCTCTTCCGCAGCTCCAACCGCTACAGCATGTTCATCGCCGCGCTGGCCCTGCTCTTCCTTGTCAGCCGCGTCACCCGGCTGGCGCGGCGCAAAAGCCCCGGCTGGCATTGGGGCGTGGCCGCGGCGGTGTTGTTTGTCGGCCTGCTGGACCAACTGGCCCTGCCCAATCACATCGGCCGCGCCACCCCCCAAACCGACCTGGGCAAACAAGTGCTCGCCGACCGCCAGTTTGGCGCGGCCATGGAGGCGGCCCTGCCCCCCGGCACCATGGTCTTTCAACTGCCCGTGATGGAATTCCCGGAGGCCGGCTGGGTGCACCAGGCCAGCGATTACGAAATGCTCCGGCCCTACCTCTTCACCCGTACCCTCCGCTTCTCCTACGGCCACATCCGCGGCCGCCAGCGCGAGACCTGGCAGCACGACGTCGCCCGCCTCCCCGCCCCCCAGATGGTGGCGGAGCTGGAAAAATATGGCTTCGGCGCCCTCTATATCTGCCGCAAAGGCTATCAGGACAACGGCGAGGCGCTGCTCAAACAAATCCTCGAAACC
This genomic window contains:
- a CDS encoding DUF86 domain-containing protein, coding for MSCGKARCCRNSRSSAKRLRLPKAFTERHAGIPWPDIVAFRNIAVHEYFAVDWRILWVTATQEVPLLRSQIARLLEEMGHEP
- a CDS encoding nucleotidyltransferase family protein; amino-acid sequence: MKISISLPEAELKHFCRRYRVRQLSLFGSALREDFGPHSDIDVLVEFEPDAAVGFLTLARMARELSALFGRTVDLVPRSGLKPAVREAVLREERVIYAA
- a CDS encoding type I restriction-modification system subunit M gives rise to the protein MTNLSTLETWLWDAACAIRGPVDAPKFKDYILPLVFLKRLSDVFDDEIARLSAQFGNEKTVHSLLDQERARGKVQLVRFYVPQNARWEAIRRQTTGVGQYLTDAVRAVARENPRLSGVIDMVDFNATAAGQRILSDEHLAALIEVLSRHRLGLKDVEPDILGRAYEYLLRKFAEDQGQSAGEFYTPREVGILMARLLEPEPSMTVYDPACGSGGLLIKCHLRLLERCGEQENGRLKLPTAVAPLRVFGQEINPATFAMARMNAVIHDIEADIRIGDTMRQPAFKDRAGALQTFDLVVANPMWNQKFAQELYENDPFERFRYGAPPSSSADWGWLQHMLASLNGRGRMAVVLDTGAVSRGSGNQGSNRERDIRKAFVEADLIEAVVLLPENLFYNTTAPGVIIVINRQKRRSGEILLINASQLYAKGRPKNYLADEHIEAIAGIYRGWEPRPGLSAVITREEAARNDYNLSPSRYVSTNGREEVLPLEEAVVQLEEAEEERAEAERALREVLLQLGLRPTEKVI
- a CDS encoding DUF86 domain-containing protein encodes the protein MRKDDTVRLRHMLDAAEEALSFARDARRNDLERDRKLTLALVKDIEIIGEAAWQVSEGTRSQWPEIPWLDIIGMRHRLVHAYFDINLDVLWQTVQQDLPPLIQALRRALGEK
- a CDS encoding nucleotidyltransferase family protein, whose protein sequence is MNPAMALPREVIAEFCRRHHIRRLAVFGSALRADFRPDSDIDILVEFEPGHVPGLFGMARLERELSAVLGGRRVDMRTPEDLSRYFRGEVLNEAEVQYAQG
- a CDS encoding rhodanese-like domain-containing protein; the protein is MAHASVMHLGRWLLMGGLLLPALLSAAGGPEVAQLNAREFARRAAEPGVVLLDVRTAREVKNGRIQGAVHLDLTAPDFEERLARLDKQATYLVYCASGVRSARACQKLQAMGFPRAFNLQGGLLAWQAAGLPLEK
- a CDS encoding cold-shock protein, translated to MASGKVKWFNSVKGYGFIENENGPDIFVHHTAILGAGYKELMAGEVVHFELVSGEKGPKAVNVQRQTPRSRP
- the hemW gene encoding radical SAM family heme chaperone HemW, whose product is MSTTGSVVQHLYVHVPFCARKCEYCAFYSAPGTGEQVQRYVRALERELELVAARLRPRTIFFGGGTPSLLTLAQWHQICRCLERLNLLGAAEWTIECNPATVSPDKARLWRDYGVNRLSLGVQSLDETLLDRLGRVHSRAMVFKTFDLLRRAGFANLNLDLMFAIPGQTMETWQATLREALALGSEHLSCYEVTYEEDTPLYEQMRAGAFDVDEDLADAMYQALCDAAARAGFRQYEVSNFARDLPGAAGRLPHYACQHNVNYWRGGAFLGLGPSAAEFVDGVRTKNWSNTTLYCERLESGRRAIESRDVLTPLQRAGEIAGFGLRMNVGWDFAEFTAVTGFDLRHEWAADLAALVRCGHALQDATSFRLTPRGLRFADAAAERFLR
- a CDS encoding CHAD domain-containing protein, coding for MKAERIYKHWRKHLKSWCDELEKEWHECRRTGDVESIHRLRVVLRRLRVGLRLGNRWLGRDKVAAFRKWSQRVTNALGPVRDVDVTLEWLAAHSPPAALTQLLQQRRARLWRQARRKLTRLAQVPTRLTDDKPGRVAKKLARRFHRTVAEDRQEVLAFNTPLDTRDTEHWHELRRDLRRIRYLWEMVLTPRERKKDALLKKLLALQELLGNAQNCVAAMQALRPLAQKPEVAAALRQLEQDRRQWLAQAQKALRAFQKSRALRTLDAEH
- a CDS encoding endonuclease, yielding MRGLWSGAVLGWLAGQLCAQPAPEYYAAAQGRAGRPLREALHQIVRGHTALPYTSSTRTDTRAALAVLWQHPQDTNLLWLTYAQRYQALATYGTASGWNREHRWPNSLGLFSTEPAYSDLHNLHPDDATVNSLRGNKYYDESDPAEADYRQPAHFEAPQCSSDTNSWAPPPEARGDIARALFYMAIRYTGDTLGEPALRLTDETNRIVTGSTSMGRLRTLLGWHRADPPDAAERRRNELIDRLYQHNRNPFVDHPEWVDLTFAPAPEQPPRLGLQVDAQQFCLRWLATNQYCVLETAPTPAGAWVAVEDVPLLTNAHFVVWRTNGFSARAQFFRLRVVE